A genome region from Buchnera aphidicola (Chaetogeoica yunlongensis) includes the following:
- a CDS encoding UDP-N-acetylmuramoyl-L-alanyl-D-glutamate--2,6-diaminopimelate ligase, whose product MYFTSNKKWNIYNSLRHKKKIQHGTIKKIKNDIPIIYFFELSKYFPLILKRYYSFQKKITLIGITGTNGKSTTTHIIAQWTNLLNKKIGIMGTLGYGCYKKLTLTKNTTESPENIYKFIQNMLYKNIDTIAMEISSHGISQNRILGLPFNIAILTNITSEHLDYHQTIQQYIHAKLSFLLQYNINTFIINIDDPIARSCIKKLSNKNIISVTINNHYSSFLSKKWINVNKIEEKHDYTTISFNSTWGSGILSSKLIGLFNVTNLLLALASLLELKYPIQDLIKVCNKIKTISGRMQYFKFPNKPKIIIDYAHNKDALKNLLNTIKMKFKNKKIWCIFGCGGNRDKNKRPHMGKIAEILSDKIILTNDNPRNENPLDIIQDILSGCKNKNKIHVILNREKAIKFALNNANIQDIIIISGKGHEKYQIINNKYYYYSDQDVINKLLK is encoded by the coding sequence ATATATTTTACAAGCAATAAAAAATGGAACATCTATAATTCTTTACGACACAAAAAAAAAATCCAACATGGAACTATAAAAAAAATTAAAAACGATATACCGATCATTTATTTTTTTGAGTTATCAAAATATTTTCCTTTAATTTTAAAAAGATATTATTCATTTCAAAAAAAAATTACACTAATAGGAATAACTGGAACAAATGGGAAAAGCACTACTACACATATAATTGCACAATGGACTAACCTATTAAATAAAAAAATAGGAATTATGGGTACATTAGGATATGGATGCTATAAAAAATTAACGTTAACAAAAAACACAACTGAATCACCAGAAAATATATATAAGTTTATACAAAATATGTTATATAAAAATATTGATACTATAGCAATGGAAATTTCTTCACATGGAATATCTCAAAATAGAATTCTAGGGTTACCTTTTAATATTGCTATATTAACAAATATAACATCAGAACATCTTGACTATCATCAAACAATACAACAATATATACATGCGAAACTATCATTTTTATTACAATATAATATTAATACCTTTATAATTAATATAGATGATCCCATAGCACGATCTTGTATTAAAAAATTATCTAATAAAAATATAATTTCTGTAACTATAAACAATCATTACTCCTCATTCTTATCTAAGAAATGGATTAATGTAAATAAAATAGAGGAAAAACATGATTATACCACTATTTCTTTCAATTCTACTTGGGGTAGCGGGATATTAAGTAGTAAACTAATTGGACTATTTAATGTAACAAATCTATTACTTGCTTTAGCTAGCCTATTAGAATTAAAATATCCTATTCAAGATTTAATTAAAGTATGCAATAAAATTAAAACCATATCAGGTAGAATGCAGTATTTTAAATTTCCTAATAAACCAAAAATCATCATAGATTATGCACACAATAAAGATGCATTAAAAAATCTATTAAACACCATAAAAATGAAATTTAAAAATAAAAAAATATGGTGTATCTTTGGATGCGGTGGAAACCGAGATAAAAATAAACGTCCTCATATGGGAAAAATTGCTGAAATTTTATCAGATAAGATAATATTAACTAACGATAATCCAAGAAACGAAAATCCATTAGATATTATTCAGGATATTCTCTCTGGATGTAAAAACAAAAATAAAATTCATGTGATTTTAAATAGAGAAAAAGCAATAAAATTTGCATTAAATAATGCAAATATTCAAGATATAATAATTATCTCTGGTAAAGGTCACGAAAAATATCAAATTATAAATAACAAATATTACTATTATTCCGATCAAGACGTAATAAATAAACTATTAAAATAA
- a CDS encoding penicillin-binding transpeptidase domain-containing protein yields the protein MTLNFFFKEEDINSTLKWKNLSKVLSIPLEKIFYEIKLNKNKHFIYLARKISFELAKKIKDLNIPGIYLINDYKRYYPLGKLTSQLVGFTNIDNKGIEGVEKSFDKLLTGKPETIKVRIDKNGKVIEKYTIKKSIPPNDITLSIDSRYQKIVYCALNNAVISNKANSGSAVLINIETGEILSIVNSPSFDPNNSKQLFKENPTIRNKAITDMFELGSTVKPMIIMKALEKKIATPNTIMNISPITINKHTIKDVFPCHGKLSITDILKKSSNIGVSKLSLLMPMSEIIDIYAKFKLGKSTNIGLIGEKSGFLYSKNKHFSDLDKVSLSFGYGVMATPLQLARVYTIIGRNGSSQPLSIIAKDYQKIKNNSTEQVFSKKIIKIVSKMLETVTQPGGAGRKAAIKGYRIAAKTGTTKKLNSKKHYVKKYISYIAGIVPMSHPKFSLIIMINEPKSKKYYGGDVSAPVFKIIMSQILKLNNILPDNLQKY from the coding sequence TTGACCCTCAATTTTTTTTTTAAAGAAGAAGATATCAATTCTACTTTAAAATGGAAAAATTTATCAAAAGTTTTATCAATACCCTTAGAAAAAATATTTTATGAAATTAAATTAAATAAAAACAAACACTTCATATATCTTGCTCGTAAAATTAGTTTTGAACTTGCAAAAAAAATAAAAGATCTAAATATACCAGGAATATATCTAATAAATGATTATAAACGGTATTATCCACTAGGAAAATTAACATCACAACTTGTAGGATTTACTAATATTGATAATAAAGGAATTGAAGGGGTAGAAAAAAGCTTTGATAAACTACTAACCGGTAAACCTGAAACAATAAAAGTTAGAATAGATAAAAATGGAAAAGTGATAGAAAAGTACACCATAAAAAAAAGCATTCCACCAAATGATATTACTTTAAGTATAGATTCAAGATATCAAAAAATAGTATATTGCGCACTTAATAATGCTGTTATATCTAATAAAGCTAATTCTGGAAGTGCTGTTTTAATAAATATAGAAACAGGAGAAATATTATCTATAGTAAATAGTCCTTCGTTTGATCCCAATAATTCAAAACAATTATTTAAAGAAAATCCAACTATTAGAAATAAAGCTATTACTGATATGTTTGAACTAGGATCTACTGTAAAACCAATGATTATTATGAAGGCATTAGAAAAAAAAATAGCCACACCTAATACTATTATGAATATATCTCCTATTACAATTAATAAGCATACAATAAAAGATGTATTTCCATGCCATGGAAAACTCTCAATTACTGATATTCTAAAAAAATCAAGTAATATAGGAGTATCAAAATTGTCACTACTTATGCCTATGTCTGAAATTATTGATATTTATGCTAAATTTAAACTTGGAAAATCTACTAATATAGGATTAATAGGAGAAAAATCTGGATTCCTATACTCAAAAAATAAACATTTTTCAGATCTTGATAAAGTATCATTATCATTTGGTTACGGAGTAATGGCAACACCACTACAACTCGCACGTGTATATACTATTATAGGAAGAAATGGAAGTTCACAACCATTATCTATAATAGCAAAAGATTATCAAAAAATAAAAAACAACTCTACTGAACAAGTATTTTCTAAAAAAATAATTAAAATCGTATCAAAAATGTTAGAAACAGTAACTCAACCAGGAGGAGCAGGGCGAAAAGCAGCAATTAAGGGCTATAGAATAGCAGCAAAAACTGGAACGACTAAAAAACTAAATTCTAAAAAACATTATGTAAAAAAATATATTTCTTATATTGCTGGTATTGTTCCTATGAGTCATCCTAAATTCTCATTAATAATCATGATTAATGAACCTAAATCTAAAAAATACTATGGAGGAGACGTGTCAGCTCCAGTATTTAAAATTATAATGAGTCAAATTCTAAAACTAAACAATATTCTTCCAGATAATTTACAAAAATATTAA
- a CDS encoding cell division protein FtsL translates to MDKNYNLSKIILDDMLSFHKTQIALLFMILFSSILLVIIIHKTRLLISEIEKLKKESIKLSINKNLQLKNIYKIKNIK, encoded by the coding sequence ATGGACAAGAATTATAATTTATCAAAAATAATTTTAGATGATATGCTTTCTTTTCATAAAACACAAATTGCACTTCTTTTTATGATATTATTTTCATCAATATTGTTAGTTATCATAATACATAAAACACGTCTACTAATATCTGAAATAGAAAAATTAAAAAAAGAATCAATTAAGTTAAGCATAAATAAAAATTTACAATTAAAAAATATTTACAAAATAAAAAATATTAAATAA
- the rsmH gene encoding 16S rRNA (cytosine(1402)-N(4))-methyltransferase RsmH: MNDNYKHTSVLLNETITNLNIKPDGIYIDCTFGYGGHSKEILKNLGKNGKLYSIDKDPDAIQIANKLKYDSRFNILHGSFSNILKNFNKNYTQKKVNGILLDLGMSSMQIDNPNRGFSFLSDGPLDMRMNPNQGIPAYQWLKKTSAKKLYHILKKYGEERFAKKISLEILKYNKKTQITRTIELSDIIKKIIPYTKYNKHPARLTFQAIRIYINQEIYELKTALKTILNLLTHHGRLLVISFHSLEDRIVKNFMNKHSKLPYAPSGFPITEQQLKSLNKIQLKIFKKIFPSKIEMNINKRSRSAILRIAEKINTHGQEL, from the coding sequence ATGAATGATAATTACAAACATACGTCTGTATTATTAAACGAAACAATTACAAATTTAAATATAAAACCAGATGGAATATATATAGATTGTACATTTGGATATGGTGGCCATTCAAAAGAAATTTTAAAAAATTTAGGAAAAAATGGAAAACTTTATAGCATTGATAAAGATCCCGATGCCATTCAAATAGCTAATAAATTAAAATACGATAGTAGATTTAATATCCTTCATGGATCATTTTCTAACATATTAAAAAACTTTAATAAAAATTATACACAAAAAAAAGTAAACGGTATACTATTAGATTTAGGTATGTCATCTATGCAAATAGACAATCCAAATAGAGGATTTTCTTTTCTATCAGATGGACCGTTGGATATGAGAATGAATCCAAATCAAGGTATTCCAGCATATCAATGGCTAAAAAAAACTAGCGCTAAGAAATTATATCATATACTGAAAAAATATGGAGAAGAAAGATTTGCAAAAAAAATATCTCTAGAAATACTTAAGTACAACAAAAAAACACAAATTACCAGAACAATAGAATTATCTGATATAATAAAAAAAATTATACCATATACTAAATATAACAAACATCCAGCAAGACTAACGTTTCAAGCAATTAGAATTTATATAAATCAAGAAATCTATGAATTAAAAACAGCACTAAAAACCATTTTAAATCTACTTACTCATCATGGAAGATTACTAGTTATCAGTTTTCATTCATTAGAAGATCGTATTGTAAAAAACTTTATGAATAAACATAGTAAATTACCATACGCTCCTTCAGGATTTCCAATAACTGAACAACAATTAAAATCTCTTAATAAAATACAACTAAAAATTTTTAAAAAAATATTTCCTAGTAAAATAGAAATGAATATAAATAAAAGGTCACGTAGTGCAATATTACGAATTGCTGAAAAAATAAATACACATGGACAAGAATTATAA
- the ilvN gene encoding acetolactate synthase small subunit, with product MKRILSILLENESGALSRVVGLFSQRGYNIESITVAPTEDLSISKITIQTIGNEQILEQIEKQLHKLINVLKVTEIGHLDHIEREILLIKINNTNDQYHKIHNITNIFKGKVVNINSNSSIIQLSGNSKKLNKYIEIIKNFTEIIEISRSGIISISKN from the coding sequence ATGAAACGCATCTTATCCATTCTATTAGAAAATGAATCTGGAGCCTTATCTAGAGTTGTTGGTTTATTTTCTCAAAGAGGATATAATATCGAAAGTATAACAGTAGCACCCACAGAAGATTTATCTATATCTAAAATCACCATACAAACTATTGGTAACGAACAAATTCTTGAACAAATTGAAAAACAATTACATAAACTAATAAATGTACTTAAAGTCACAGAAATTGGACATTTAGATCATATAGAAAGAGAAATTCTACTAATTAAAATAAACAATACTAATGATCAGTATCATAAAATACACAATATTACAAATATATTTAAAGGCAAAGTCGTTAATATAAACTCAAATAGCTCTATTATACAATTATCAGGAAATAGTAAAAAACTAAACAAATATATAGAAATTATAAAAAATTTTACAGAAATTATAGAAATTTCTAGATCAGGAATAATCAGCATCTCTAAAAATTAA
- the ilvB gene encoding biosynthetic-type acetolactate synthase large subunit, with the protein MLSGSEAEMLSGSEMVIRSLIDQGIKHIFGYPGGAVLDIYDSLKTIEGITHILVRHEQSATHMADGYARATGKTGVVLVTSGPGATNAITGIATAYMDSIPLVVISGQVASSLIGYDAFQECDMIGISRPIVKHSFLVKNTEDIPLIFKKAFWLASSGRPGPVVIDLPKDILNPLVKKPYIWPKSISLRSYNPILKGHQGQIKRALYTLIAAQQPIIYIGGGIISSNSHRELKLIAERLNIPVTTSLMALGAIPYDHPQNLKMLGMHGTYEANMAMHESDAILAIGVRFDDRTTNNVDKYCPNATIIHIDIDPTSISKTISSHIPIVGDAKNVLKQILYLLNKKIPKNKITNLETWWNKINQWKSINSLNFNKNSEKIKPQQVIKKISQLTHGNAFITSDVGQHQMFTALYYSFKKPRRWINSGGLGTMGFGLPAALGVKLALPKEIVICITGDGSIQMNIQELSTAMQYKISILILNLNNRSLGMVKQWQDIIYSGRHSHSYMKSLPDFVKLSESYGHIGLSIHTSKELEKKLKFALTNLKKGSLVFVDINIDPEEHVYPMQIKDGGMNEMLLRNMENISK; encoded by the coding sequence ATGTTATCAGGATCTGAAGCGGAAATGTTATCAGGATCTGAAATGGTAATTAGATCATTAATTGATCAAGGTATCAAACATATATTTGGATACCCTGGAGGAGCTGTTTTAGACATATACGATTCTTTAAAAACAATTGAAGGAATTACACATATTCTTGTTAGACATGAACAAAGTGCAACACATATGGCCGATGGATACGCTAGAGCTACTGGAAAAACTGGAGTAGTATTAGTAACATCAGGACCTGGTGCTACAAACGCAATTACTGGAATCGCAACTGCATATATGGATTCTATACCACTCGTCGTAATTTCTGGACAAGTTGCATCATCTTTAATTGGATATGACGCTTTTCAAGAATGTGATATGATAGGAATCTCAAGACCAATAGTTAAACATAGCTTTTTAGTTAAAAACACTGAAGACATCCCTTTGATATTTAAAAAAGCTTTTTGGTTAGCATCTAGTGGTAGACCTGGACCAGTGGTAATTGATTTACCCAAAGATATTTTAAATCCTTTAGTAAAAAAACCATATATTTGGCCGAAATCAATTAGTCTAAGATCATATAATCCGATTTTAAAAGGTCATCAGGGACAAATTAAAAGAGCCTTATATACCTTAATAGCAGCACAACAACCAATAATCTATATCGGTGGTGGTATAATAAGTTCAAATAGTCATAGAGAATTAAAATTAATTGCTGAAAGATTAAATATTCCAGTTACTACTTCATTGATGGCTCTAGGAGCTATTCCTTATGACCATCCACAAAACCTAAAAATGCTAGGCATGCACGGAACTTATGAAGCTAATATGGCTATGCATGAATCAGATGCAATTCTAGCAATTGGAGTAAGATTTGATGATAGAACAACAAACAACGTAGATAAATACTGTCCTAACGCTACTATTATACATATTGACATTGATCCTACATCTATATCTAAAACTATTTCTTCACATATTCCGATAGTAGGAGATGCTAAAAATGTTTTAAAACAAATATTATATTTATTAAACAAAAAAATTCCTAAAAATAAAATAACAAATTTAGAAACATGGTGGAACAAAATAAATCAATGGAAATCTATCAATAGTCTAAATTTTAATAAAAATAGTGAAAAAATTAAACCACAACAGGTTATTAAAAAAATATCTCAATTAACTCACGGAAATGCTTTTATTACATCAGATGTTGGTCAACATCAAATGTTTACAGCACTATATTATTCATTTAAAAAACCTAGAAGATGGATAAATTCAGGAGGATTAGGAACAATGGGGTTTGGATTACCCGCTGCATTAGGTGTAAAACTTGCTTTACCTAAAGAAATTGTAATTTGTATTACTGGAGATGGAAGTATTCAAATGAACATTCAAGAACTATCTACAGCAATGCAATATAAAATTTCAATATTAATACTAAATTTAAACAATCGCTCTTTAGGAATGGTAAAGCAATGGCAAGATATCATATATTCAGGTAGACATTCTCATTCATATATGAAATCATTACCTGATTTTGTAAAATTATCTGAATCCTACGGTCATATAGGACTATCCATTCACACTTCTAAAGAATTAGAAAAAAAATTAAAATTTGCACTAACAAATTTAAAAAAAGGTAGTTTAGTTTTCGTAGATATCAACATTGATCCAGAAGAACATGTTTATCCTATGCAAATTAAAGATGGAGGAATGAATGAAATGCTGTTAAGAAATATGGAGAACATATCTAAATGA
- a CDS encoding FAD:protein FMN transferase: protein MTYIINICILFYLLILMNIHITDQKHNVMCLYGHTMGTIWKIKFINDQKLKFNYLMKKIQTQLNFDNHQISSWNNTSDISNFNNNFTTKPQKINNILSKLISMSLLIGHKTHNLLDITSGTLINLWGFGPKHSINKIPSLSEIKTAKSTSGYKHIKIIKKKNTNYLQKDIPQLQINLSSIGEGFAADNLAEILNREKITNYTVLVGGAIRTHTPCCNSKPKIIAIQKPEELGHQIHMFVSLKNNGISTSGTYRNYYLINKKNIIHLIDPITGNPSNTNLISVSVISKSALESDLWDTGLMLLGFQQAKNIAISEKLAVCLIKREASHLFTWISPQFKKFLINQPT from the coding sequence ATGACATATATAATAAATATATGTATTTTATTTTATTTATTAATTTTAATGAATATTCATATAACAGACCAAAAACATAATGTTATGTGTTTATACGGTCATACAATGGGGACAATTTGGAAGATAAAATTCATAAACGATCAAAAATTAAAATTTAATTATCTAATGAAAAAAATACAAACACAACTTAATTTTGATAATCATCAAATATCTTCGTGGAATAATACTTCTGATATATCTAACTTTAATAACAATTTTACAACAAAACCGCAAAAAATTAATAACATCTTATCTAAACTAATTTCAATGAGTTTATTAATTGGACACAAAACACACAATTTATTAGATATTACTTCAGGAACATTAATAAATCTGTGGGGTTTTGGACCTAAACACTCAATAAATAAAATTCCTTCTTTAAGCGAAATAAAAACAGCTAAATCAACATCTGGATATAAACATATCAAAATTATAAAAAAAAAAAATACAAATTACTTACAAAAAGATATACCACAACTACAAATTAATTTATCTAGTATAGGTGAAGGATTCGCAGCTGATAATTTAGCAGAAATTTTAAATAGAGAAAAAATAACAAACTATACTGTTTTAGTAGGTGGAGCCATTAGAACACATACACCATGTTGTAATTCTAAACCTAAAATAATAGCAATCCAAAAACCAGAAGAATTAGGACACCAAATTCATATGTTTGTATCTTTAAAAAATAATGGAATTAGTACATCAGGAACATATAGAAATTACTATTTAATTAATAAAAAAAACATTATTCATTTAATTGATCCTATTACAGGAAACCCCTCTAATACTAACTTAATTTCAGTTAGTGTTATTTCAAAATCAGCATTAGAGTCAGACCTTTGGGATACAGGATTAATGTTATTAGGATTTCAACAAGCAAAAAATATAGCTATCTCAGAAAAATTAGCTGTCTGTTTAATAAAACGAGAAGCGTCACATTTATTTACTTGGATATCTCCACAATTTAAAAAATTTTTAATTAATCAGCCAACATAA
- a CDS encoding Do family serine endopeptidase: MKRITTFLRTTSTFLIFLLVSGCLSGHESKNFSKQILFTPKLSNLAPMLEHVIPSVVSITVESGVNKFSRVSSHTSSLYSKSILFSHSVQSDKFRILGSGVIIDSQYGYIVTNSHVVDRADKIYVKLSNGSTYNAIIVGKDSRFDIALLQLKQFKTLHQIKISNSDDLRVGDYVIAIGNPYGLGETVTSGIISALHRSGLNIENYENFIQTDAAINRGNSGGALINLKGELIGINTAILAPDGGNIGIGFSIPINMVKNLVSQILKYGQIQRNELGIVGTELTLDLVKVMKIAIHRGAFVSQVLSQSSAEISGIRPGDVIISLNKKPVFSFSSLRAEIASQLIHTKVELGLLRKGKFESVLVELNPRIQNEIDSSALHKSISGAKLRNFILSGKSQGICVDDVKIKTPADHIGLKKNDIIFEINKNNILSLNDFRRLLHTHPEILVLHIKRGNEILYLVVHYY; encoded by the coding sequence ATGAAAAGAATTACTACATTTTTACGTACTACATCAACATTTCTAATTTTTTTATTAGTTTCTGGTTGTTTATCTGGGCATGAATCAAAAAATTTTTCCAAACAGATTTTATTTACACCGAAATTGTCTAATCTTGCTCCTATGTTGGAACATGTTATTCCATCTGTCGTTAGTATTACAGTGGAAAGTGGTGTAAATAAATTTTCAAGGGTATCTAGTCATACTTCATCTTTGTATTCTAAAAGTATTCTATTCAGCCATTCTGTTCAATCTGATAAATTTCGTATATTAGGTTCAGGGGTAATTATAGATTCTCAATATGGATATATAGTGACTAATAGTCATGTAGTTGATAGAGCAGATAAAATTTATGTAAAATTAAGTAATGGAAGTACGTATAATGCTATTATAGTTGGAAAAGATTCTCGTTTTGATATAGCGTTACTTCAGTTAAAACAATTTAAAACATTACATCAAATTAAGATTTCGAATTCAGATGATCTTAGAGTAGGTGATTATGTAATTGCCATTGGAAATCCTTATGGACTAGGAGAAACTGTTACATCTGGTATTATTTCAGCTTTACATAGAAGTGGTTTAAATATTGAAAATTATGAAAACTTTATTCAAACTGATGCTGCAATTAATAGAGGAAATTCTGGTGGTGCATTAATTAATTTAAAAGGAGAGTTGATAGGGATTAATACTGCTATTTTAGCTCCTGATGGAGGTAATATTGGTATAGGTTTTTCTATTCCAATTAACATGGTAAAAAATTTAGTATCTCAAATATTAAAGTATGGTCAAATACAAAGAAATGAATTAGGTATTGTTGGTACAGAATTAACGTTAGATTTAGTTAAAGTGATGAAGATAGCGATTCATAGGGGTGCGTTTGTAAGTCAAGTGTTATCTCAATCTTCTGCAGAAATATCAGGAATAAGACCTGGAGATGTGATTATTTCATTGAACAAAAAACCGGTTTTTAGTTTTTCTTCTTTAAGAGCCGAAATAGCATCTCAATTAATACATACTAAAGTAGAATTGGGATTGTTGAGAAAAGGAAAATTTGAGTCTGTTTTGGTAGAACTAAATCCTAGAATTCAAAATGAAATTGATTCTTCTGCTTTACATAAATCTATTTCAGGTGCTAAGTTAAGAAATTTTATATTAAGTGGAAAAAGTCAAGGTATATGTGTGGATGATGTTAAGATTAAAACACCGGCAGATCATATTGGATTGAAAAAAAATGATATTATTTTTGAAATTAATAAAAATAATATACTATCTTTAAATGATTTTAGACGTTTATTACATACTCATCCTGAGATATTAGTTCTTCATATTAAAAGAGGAAATGAAATTTTATATCTTGTGGTACATTATTATTAA
- the dapD gene encoding 2,3,4,5-tetrahydropyridine-2,6-dicarboxylate N-succinyltransferase: MKTLKNQINEIFKKKSEISHNNIDKKTYESIKTVLYMLNTGELRISEKINKNWITHQWLKKAILLSFIVNKNTLISNNHTNFYDKIKLKYSNYTQENFIKDNVRIVPPATVRYASFIGKNTVLMPCYVNIGAYIDEGTMIDTWATIGSCAQIGKNVHISGGVGIGGVLEPIQQNPTIIENNCFIGARSEIVEGVIIESNSVISMGVYIGQSTKIYDRINKKIIYGRVPSGSVVVPGSLPSTNNCNLYCAVIVKKIDEQTLKKTSINKLLRNINE, translated from the coding sequence ATGAAAACTTTAAAAAATCAAATAAATGAAATCTTTAAAAAAAAGTCAGAAATTAGTCATAATAATATTGATAAAAAAACTTACGAATCTATAAAAACAGTTTTGTACATGCTAAATACAGGAGAACTAAGAATATCGGAAAAAATAAATAAAAATTGGATTACACATCAATGGTTAAAAAAAGCTATCTTATTATCTTTTATAGTAAATAAAAATACACTCATATCTAATAACCATACAAACTTTTACGATAAAATTAAATTAAAATACTCAAATTACACTCAAGAAAATTTTATAAAAGACAATGTTAGAATAGTGCCTCCAGCAACTGTACGGTATGCTTCCTTTATCGGAAAAAATACAGTATTAATGCCATGCTACGTAAACATAGGGGCTTATATTGATGAAGGCACAATGATAGATACATGGGCTACCATAGGATCATGTGCACAAATTGGAAAAAACGTGCATATATCTGGAGGAGTTGGTATTGGAGGAGTTCTAGAACCAATACAACAAAATCCTACTATTATAGAAAACAACTGCTTTATTGGTGCTAGATCTGAAATTGTCGAAGGAGTAATTATTGAATCTAATTCTGTAATTTCTATGGGAGTATATATCGGACAAAGTACTAAAATATACGATAGAATCAATAAAAAAATAATTTACGGAAGAGTTCCCTCTGGTTCTGTTGTAGTTCCAGGCAGTTTACCTAGTACTAATAATTGTAATCTATACTGTGCTGTAATTGTAAAAAAAATAGACGAACAAACTTTAAAAAAAACAAGTATTAATAAATTACTAAGAAATATAAACGAGTAA
- the map gene encoding type I methionyl aminopeptidase, which produces MTIISIKNNNEINKMRLSGKLVADVLEMIENYIVPGVTTQKINDICHNYIINKQHAQPACLNYQGFPKSICISKNNIVCHGIPNKNEILQNGDIVNIDIAIVKNQYYSDASKMFFVGKPTLLSQKLCHVAKKSLYLALNKIKSGIYLHNISETIQNYVEKNNFSIVKEYCGHGIGKNFHEPPHILHHTYYKNEKIILKSGMTFTIEPMINVGSSKVTCMNDGWTVKTADNSLSAQYEHTILVNKAGCEILTLQKGENIPKILNNKN; this is translated from the coding sequence ATGACCATAATTTCTATAAAAAATAATAATGAAATTAATAAAATGAGATTATCAGGAAAACTTGTTGCAGATGTTCTTGAGATGATTGAAAATTATATCGTTCCTGGTGTAACAACACAAAAAATAAATGATATTTGTCATAATTATATAATAAACAAACAACATGCACAACCAGCATGTTTAAACTATCAAGGTTTTCCAAAATCTATATGTATATCTAAAAACAACATTGTTTGTCATGGTATCCCTAATAAAAACGAAATACTACAAAATGGTGATATTGTTAATATAGATATTGCTATTGTAAAAAATCAATATTACAGTGATGCATCAAAAATGTTTTTTGTAGGAAAACCAACTCTATTAAGTCAAAAATTATGCCATGTTGCTAAAAAAAGTTTATATTTAGCATTAAACAAAATAAAATCTGGAATATATTTACACAACATTAGCGAAACTATACAAAACTATGTAGAAAAAAACAACTTTTCTATAGTTAAAGAATACTGTGGACATGGGATTGGAAAAAATTTTCATGAACCTCCTCATATTTTACATCATACATACTATAAAAATGAAAAAATAATTCTCAAATCCGGCATGACATTTACTATTGAACCTATGATTAATGTTGGTTCTAGTAAAGTAACATGCATGAACGATGGATGGACAGTTAAAACAGCAGATAACAGCCTATCAGCTCAATATGAACATACAATTTTAGTAAATAAAGCAGGATGTGAAATACTCACTCTACAAAAAGGAGAAAATATACCAAAAATATTAAATAATAAAAATTAA